GATCAGGAAATCACCTGCACACCGGTTTCTATGGGAAATCCTCATGCGGTTGTCTTTACACAAGATGTAGAAAATGCACCGCTTAATACGATTGGTGCAATGCTGGAAAAACATGAATTTATCCCGGATGGGGTAAACGTAGAATTTGTAGAACAGATAGAACCGAAGCTCCTACGGATGAGAGTATGGGAAAGAGACAGTGGGGTTACCATGGCATGCGGAACAGGAGCCTGTGCATCGGTAGCAGCTGCGGTTCAAGCAGGCATTTGCCCTTTAGAGGAAGATATTACAGTGCAGTTGGATGGCGGTAAATTACACATCAAAATTCATATGGATATGACTGTGATGATGACCGGAACTGCGGATACAATATGTGAATGTGAGGTAAAAAATATATGATACCAAATACAAATTACAGCAATTTGAAGGATTCCTACTTGTTTTACAATATTGCGCAAAAGACCAAGTCCTATCTGGCGGAGCATCCGGATAAGCATTTGTATCGGATGGGGATTGGGGATGTGTCTCTGCCGCTTTGTGATGCGGTTATAAAAGCACTGCATGGTGCAGTAGATGATCAGGCAGTGAAGA
The window above is part of the Lachnoclostridium edouardi genome. Proteins encoded here:
- the dapF gene encoding diaminopimelate epimerase: MYFTKMHGLGNDYLYYFGELENPQELSKKLSDRHFGIGSDGIITISPSKIADFQMRIFNADGSEARMCGNGIRCVGKYVYEKGYTDKEVLKIETLSGIRTLQLKTVGTKVKSVAVDMGQAVVEGPVSLMVGDQEITCTPVSMGNPHAVVFTQDVENAPLNTIGAMLEKHEFIPDGVNVEFVEQIEPKLLRMRVWERDSGVTMACGTGACASVAAAVQAGICPLEEDITVQLDGGKLHIKIHMDMTVMMTGTADTICECEVKNI